A single window of Anaerocolumna chitinilytica DNA harbors:
- a CDS encoding peptidoglycan D,D-transpeptidase FtsI family protein codes for MKKQGVNTRKVKPLKKFTHRMSARLMFIFTIILVLMGVLIVRIAELNHTDGVRYEKKVLSQQTYTSTAIPFQRGSILDRNGTVLAYSEKVYNVILDVYYALSDDKYSGPTKKALLDSFKDLKESDIENLYTKKPNSRYSIIKKGISYDAMEKFKELEKKDENIQGVWFEEDYNRKYPYKTLASNVLGFTTSGNVGNWGIEQYYSDTLNGTNGIEFGYIDSDLKLERTVKPSINGNSIVSTIDANVQKIVENHIKSFNEEAGSKNMGVVVMNPNNGEILAMASNDTYDLNKPTDLTPFYTKDEISKMSDKEKTDALSKIWRNYTISDTYEPGSTFKPFTIAAALEENIIKQNDTYYCDGGEEVAGSYIKCSSYSIGGHGEVNLTQALMKSCNDALMQIGAKEGGNLFLGYQKFFGFGAKTGVDLPGEAIGILKEKSGYGKVDLATNSFGQNFTTTMIQLASGFSSLVNGGYYYEPHIMKEVLNASGSMVSSFDKKLVKLSVSSETSKFLDNALYMTVQEGTAKGAQVPGYKVGGKTGTAEKIPRGAGTYLVSFIGCVPTDNPQVVIYVVIDEPQNVVKQADSSLATKTAGAILTEILPLLEIYPTENSSDNTVTTENSTGQTTGKQSTVEGKTNEENSSGQNTEENGDTANTDKQVTNGNDQTGQDSTYEETVDVLPNTEETSP; via the coding sequence ATGAAAAAACAGGGGGTTAATACTAGAAAAGTAAAGCCTTTAAAAAAATTTACACACCGCATGAGTGCTAGATTGATGTTTATCTTTACAATTATACTTGTATTAATGGGAGTGCTGATTGTAAGGATTGCAGAGCTTAATCATACAGACGGAGTACGTTATGAGAAAAAAGTTCTTTCTCAGCAGACCTATACCAGTACTGCAATTCCGTTTCAGAGAGGAAGTATACTTGACCGGAATGGTACGGTGCTTGCTTACAGTGAAAAGGTCTATAATGTTATTCTGGATGTATATTATGCTCTTTCTGATGATAAGTATAGTGGACCTACTAAAAAAGCACTGCTTGACTCCTTTAAAGATTTAAAAGAAAGCGATATAGAAAATCTTTATACAAAGAAACCTAACAGCAGGTACAGTATCATAAAAAAAGGTATTAGTTATGATGCGATGGAAAAGTTCAAAGAGCTGGAGAAAAAGGACGAGAATATTCAAGGTGTATGGTTTGAAGAAGACTATAACAGGAAATACCCATATAAGACTCTTGCAAGTAATGTTTTAGGTTTTACAACCAGTGGAAACGTTGGAAACTGGGGAATAGAGCAATACTATAGTGATACCTTAAACGGGACAAACGGTATTGAATTTGGTTACATAGATTCTGATTTAAAACTTGAAAGAACAGTAAAACCTTCTATTAACGGCAATTCAATAGTATCGACCATTGATGCCAATGTACAGAAGATTGTTGAAAATCATATCAAATCCTTTAATGAGGAAGCCGGAAGCAAGAATATGGGTGTGGTAGTAATGAATCCCAATAATGGAGAGATTCTTGCCATGGCCTCCAATGATACTTATGATCTGAATAAACCTACAGATTTAACTCCCTTTTACACAAAAGATGAAATAAGTAAAATGTCAGATAAAGAAAAGACAGATGCATTAAGTAAGATTTGGAGAAACTATACGATCAGCGATACATATGAGCCAGGATCTACCTTCAAACCTTTCACGATTGCAGCTGCACTTGAAGAAAATATCATAAAGCAGAATGATACTTATTATTGTGACGGAGGAGAAGAAGTTGCAGGCAGCTATATTAAATGCAGCAGCTATAGCATTGGCGGACATGGAGAGGTAAATCTTACTCAGGCCCTTATGAAGTCCTGTAACGATGCACTTATGCAGATAGGGGCCAAGGAGGGAGGCAACTTATTTCTTGGTTACCAGAAGTTTTTTGGATTTGGGGCTAAAACAGGAGTTGATCTACCAGGTGAAGCAATCGGAATACTGAAGGAAAAAAGTGGTTATGGCAAGGTAGATCTGGCTACTAATAGTTTTGGACAAAATTTTACAACTACTATGATACAGCTGGCGTCAGGATTCTCTTCATTAGTCAATGGGGGATACTACTATGAGCCTCATATAATGAAAGAAGTTTTAAATGCAAGCGGCAGCATGGTATCATCATTTGATAAAAAACTGGTGAAACTATCCGTTTCCAGTGAAACATCCAAATTTTTGGATAATGCCTTATATATGACTGTTCAGGAAGGAACAGCAAAAGGCGCTCAGGTGCCCGGTTATAAAGTTGGTGGGAAAACTGGTACTGCTGAAAAAATTCCCAGAGGTGCTGGAACTTATCTGGTATCCTTTATAGGCTGCGTTCCAACAGATAATCCACAAGTTGTTATTTATGTGGTAATTGATGAACCTCAGAATGTAGTTAAGCAGGCAGACAGCTCTCTTGCTACAAAGACTGCTGGGGCCATATTGACAGAAATACTTCCTTTATTAGAAATATATCCCACAGAAAACAGTTCTGACAATACAGTCACAACAGAGAATAGCACGGGTCAAACTACCGGTAAACAATCAACGGTAGAGGGGAAGACCAACGAAGAAAATTCTTCTGGACAAAATACCGAAGAAAACGGAGATACTGCAAATACGGATAAGCAGGTTACAAACGGAAATGACCAGACAGGGCAGGATAGTACTTATGAAGAAACAGTAGATGTATTACCAAATACAGAGGAAACTTCACCTTAA
- the mraZ gene encoding division/cell wall cluster transcriptional repressor MraZ produces the protein MFMGEYIHTIDTKGRIIMPSKFREDLGDDFVMTLGLDGCLFVYPNEEWMNFVNQLKTLPGTKEARQLQRYFMAGAANCEVDKQGRVLIPSKLRESAALEKDIVLVGVLSKIEVWSKERWDSNNNYENMDQIADHMADFGLSF, from the coding sequence ATGTTCATGGGAGAATATATCCATACAATCGATACAAAGGGAAGAATCATAATGCCCTCCAAATTCAGAGAAGATTTGGGGGACGATTTTGTGATGACTTTGGGATTAGACGGATGCCTTTTTGTATATCCTAATGAAGAATGGATGAATTTCGTAAACCAGTTAAAAACTTTGCCTGGAACCAAAGAAGCAAGACAGCTGCAGCGTTATTTTATGGCGGGGGCTGCTAATTGCGAAGTGGACAAGCAGGGAAGAGTACTGATACCGTCAAAACTAAGGGAAAGTGCAGCCTTGGAGAAGGATATTGTTTTGGTAGGTGTTTTGAGCAAAATTGAGGTTTGGAGTAAGGAAAGATGGGATAGCAACAACAATTATGAGAATATGGATCAGATTGCCGATCATATGGCCGACTTTGGTCTAAGCTTTTAA
- the rpe gene encoding ribulose-phosphate 3-epimerase, translated as MVIRMYKLAPSILAADFWRLGEYVKAAEEAGADYLHIDVMDGAFVPSISFGAPVMKSLRKESKLIFDVHLMVEEPIRYLEDFKEAGADIITVHTEACKHLHRTVSRIKELGLKAGVSLNPSTPLTELEYIYQDIDMVLIMSVNPGFGGQSFIPLALDKIKSLKEVITQKQLNIDIEVDGGINLVNVAEVLEAGANVIVAGTAVFSGDIKENVAAFKSTFTRVGAQL; from the coding sequence ATGGTTATCAGAATGTATAAATTGGCACCTTCAATCCTTGCCGCTGATTTTTGGCGCCTTGGTGAATATGTAAAAGCTGCGGAAGAAGCAGGGGCAGACTATCTTCACATCGACGTAATGGATGGAGCCTTTGTACCCAGTATTTCTTTTGGAGCACCTGTTATGAAGTCTCTCAGAAAAGAATCCAAGCTGATATTTGATGTGCATCTTATGGTTGAGGAGCCCATCCGCTATCTGGAGGATTTTAAAGAGGCTGGTGCCGATATCATTACAGTTCACACGGAAGCCTGTAAACACTTACATCGTACAGTGTCCAGAATAAAAGAATTGGGGTTAAAGGCCGGAGTCTCCTTAAATCCATCCACGCCTCTTACTGAACTTGAATATATCTATCAGGATATTGATATGGTGTTAATCATGAGCGTGAATCCGGGGTTTGGAGGACAATCCTTTATACCACTTGCTCTTGATAAGATAAAGAGTTTAAAAGAAGTAATTACTCAAAAACAGCTGAATATTGACATTGAGGTTGACGGAGGAATTAATCTGGTAAATGTAGCAGAGGTGTTAGAAGCCGGAGCGAATGTTATAGTAGCAGGAACTGCAGTATTCAGCGGTGATATTAAAGAGAATGTTGCAGCTTTTAAGAGTACCTTTACAAGAGTGGGGGCACAGTTATGA
- a CDS encoding septum formation initiator family protein yields the protein MEESRRKYNQQNTYYDGNAVRKLKEYPDEEYYQEQEPERTYPGSNPEVRSNPRVQRNPKVRKRAKEKQALNIFSVLFLTVAICATLYTCIGYLKVQMEITQKNDKIASLERKLSKLVNDNDASLAKIDTSVDLNYIYNYATKELGMVYPDDKQVITFKENESDYVKQYADIPQAESNSLLDKLKKQH from the coding sequence ATGGAGGAAAGTAGAAGAAAATACAATCAACAAAATACTTACTACGATGGTAATGCTGTAAGGAAATTAAAAGAGTATCCTGATGAAGAATATTATCAGGAACAGGAACCAGAAAGAACTTATCCGGGAAGTAATCCGGAAGTAAGAAGTAATCCGAGAGTACAAAGAAATCCCAAGGTACGAAAGAGAGCAAAAGAGAAACAGGCTTTGAATATTTTTTCTGTGCTATTTCTCACAGTTGCAATCTGTGCGACATTATATACCTGTATCGGATATTTGAAAGTACAGATGGAAATTACACAAAAGAATGATAAAATTGCCAGCCTGGAGCGAAAATTAAGTAAGCTTGTGAATGATAATGATGCCAGCCTGGCTAAAATAGACACATCTGTAGATTTAAATTATATCTATAATTATGCTACAAAGGAACTTGGGATGGTATATCCTGATGATAAACAAGTTATTACCTTTAAGGAAAATGAAAGTGATTATGTAAAGCAATATGCTGATATACCTCAGGCTGAGAGCAATTCTCTTTTGGACAAGTTAAAGAAGCAGCACTAG
- the ychF gene encoding redox-regulated ATPase YchF, whose protein sequence is MKLGIVGLPNVGKSTLFNSLTKAGAESANYPFCTIDPNIGIVAVPDERLKVLGDLYHTEKIVPAAIEFVDIAGLVKGASKGEGLGNQFLSNIREVDAIVHVVRCFEDSNIIHVDGSVNPLRDIETINLELIFSDMEILERRIARTSKGAKNDKALAKELELLERLKAHLEEGNLAKSFTASDEEEEALLLSYNLLTFKPVIYAANVKEEDLANDGADNEKVATVREFAKKEGSEVFVICAQIEQEIAELEEDEKKMFLEELGLKESGLEKLIAASYQILGLISYLTAGPKETKAWTITKGTKAPQAAGKIHSDFERGFIRAEIVSYDNLTECGNFNLAKEKGLVRSEGKEYVVQDGDVVLFRFNV, encoded by the coding sequence ATGAAACTTGGCATAGTAGGTTTACCAAACGTAGGTAAGAGTACCTTATTTAACTCACTTACAAAGGCAGGAGCAGAATCAGCAAATTATCCCTTTTGCACCATAGATCCTAACATAGGTATTGTTGCAGTTCCGGATGAGCGTTTAAAAGTATTAGGTGATCTTTATCATACAGAGAAGATAGTTCCGGCAGCCATTGAATTTGTTGATATTGCAGGACTTGTAAAAGGTGCATCTAAAGGTGAAGGGCTCGGTAATCAGTTTCTCTCCAACATCAGAGAGGTAGATGCCATTGTACATGTTGTACGCTGCTTTGAAGATAGTAATATTATTCATGTGGATGGCAGTGTTAATCCTTTAAGAGATATTGAAACCATTAACTTGGAATTGATTTTTTCAGATATGGAAATCTTAGAGCGAAGAATTGCCAGAACTTCAAAGGGTGCAAAAAATGATAAAGCACTTGCAAAGGAACTGGAATTATTAGAAAGACTGAAGGCACATCTGGAAGAAGGAAATCTAGCAAAAAGTTTTACAGCTTCGGATGAGGAAGAAGAAGCTTTGCTCTTAAGCTATAATCTGCTTACGTTTAAACCGGTAATCTATGCCGCTAATGTAAAAGAAGAGGATTTAGCGAACGACGGAGCTGATAATGAAAAAGTAGCTACGGTTCGGGAATTTGCGAAAAAAGAAGGTTCTGAAGTATTTGTAATATGTGCTCAGATCGAGCAGGAAATTGCAGAACTGGAAGAAGATGAGAAGAAAATGTTCTTAGAGGAACTAGGGTTAAAGGAATCCGGACTTGAGAAATTGATTGCAGCCAGCTATCAAATTCTTGGACTTATAAGTTATTTAACCGCCGGACCAAAGGAAACGAAAGCATGGACCATTACGAAGGGAACCAAGGCTCCTCAGGCTGCCGGTAAGATTCATTCGGATTTTGAAAGAGGTTTCATCAGAGCTGAGATTGTAAGTTATGACAATCTGACGGAATGTGGAAATTTCAACCTAGCAAAAGAAAAAGGGTTGGTACGTTCGGAAGGTAAGGAATATGTCGTACAAGACGGAGACGTGGTTCTTTTCCGTTTCAATGTCTAA
- the lgt gene encoding prolipoprotein diacylglyceryl transferase produces the protein MLLSAGTNINFPNLGIELKDVGSSIHIFGISIAFYGMIIALGMVMGYLVAEWQAKRTGQNPDLYLDFALYAIVLSVIGARVYYVVFNWKEYQNSPLEIFDIRNGGLAIYGGVITAVLTAFIYSKIKKISFGLLADTGCLGLITGQIIGRWGNFFNREAFGEYTNGLFAMQLNIKDVSSDYTMSLANLAQKFAGKEQAYNKILEIRNHTVDIAGATYIQVQPTFLYESVSNLILLIFLIFYSKHKKFNGEVILLYLLGYGLIRVWIEGFRTDQLFLFNSPIAVSQLLSGILVVVSFLIIMYKRIQIKKKTA, from the coding sequence ATGCTGTTAAGTGCAGGTACAAATATTAATTTCCCAAACCTTGGGATTGAATTAAAAGATGTTGGATCGTCCATTCATATATTCGGAATTTCCATTGCCTTTTATGGTATGATAATAGCTCTAGGTATGGTTATGGGATATCTGGTAGCTGAATGGCAGGCTAAAAGAACAGGACAGAACCCTGATTTGTATCTGGATTTTGCATTGTACGCCATTGTGCTTTCTGTAATAGGAGCAAGGGTATATTATGTCGTATTTAACTGGAAGGAATATCAGAACTCTCCTTTGGAGATCTTTGATATTCGAAACGGCGGACTTGCTATCTATGGTGGCGTTATTACAGCTGTTTTAACAGCATTTATTTATTCGAAGATAAAGAAGATTTCTTTTGGACTTTTAGCTGATACAGGCTGTCTTGGATTGATTACCGGACAGATTATCGGCAGATGGGGTAATTTTTTTAACCGGGAAGCCTTTGGTGAATATACTAACGGACTTTTTGCAATGCAGCTGAACATTAAAGATGTAAGCAGTGATTATACAATGTCTTTAGCAAACCTGGCACAGAAATTTGCCGGTAAAGAACAGGCATATAATAAAATACTTGAGATTCGTAATCATACTGTAGATATTGCAGGTGCTACCTATATTCAGGTGCAACCTACCTTTCTTTATGAATCTGTAAGCAATCTGATTCTGCTTATCTTTCTTATTTTTTACTCAAAACACAAGAAATTTAACGGTGAGGTCATTCTTCTCTATTTGTTAGGCTATGGTTTAATAAGAGTATGGATAGAAGGGTTCAGAACAGATCAGTTATTCCTGTTTAATTCACCGATAGCGGTTTCACAATTGCTGTCAGGAATATTGGTTGTAGTATCTTTTCTCATCATTATGTACAAGCGAATTCAAATAAAGAAGAAAACTGCATAA
- a CDS encoding thiamine diphosphokinase, translated as MRDIRVLIVTGGDISLTFMKEYLKNKEFDKIIAVDKGLEAVSALSLTPDYVIGDFDSVSKDVIDYYKTLEGVKVVEYNPMKDATDTELAIQTAMEVKPAEIVILGATGTRADHMIANISLLCLPLREHIKTYMIDEHNKIYMIDEDMVIHRKNLHGPYISLLPFTEKVERVTLKGFLYPLKDKTFTLGTSLGVSNEVTEEQASIQIGAGILLVIEAKD; from the coding sequence ATGAGGGATATACGGGTACTGATTGTAACAGGAGGAGATATTTCTCTCACCTTTATGAAGGAGTATCTGAAAAATAAAGAATTTGATAAAATTATCGCAGTGGATAAAGGCCTGGAGGCAGTATCAGCACTGTCCCTGACGCCTGATTATGTTATTGGCGACTTTGATTCTGTATCAAAGGATGTAATAGATTATTACAAAACCCTGGAAGGCGTCAAAGTTGTTGAGTACAATCCAATGAAGGATGCAACTGATACAGAATTGGCGATACAGACAGCAATGGAAGTAAAGCCTGCAGAGATAGTCATTCTCGGTGCAACAGGAACCAGAGCAGACCATATGATTGCAAATATTTCTCTTTTATGCTTGCCATTAAGGGAACATATTAAGACTTATATGATAGATGAACATAATAAGATTTATATGATTGATGAGGATATGGTAATACACCGTAAAAATCTTCATGGTCCATATATCTCACTGCTCCCTTTTACGGAAAAAGTAGAGAGGGTTACCTTAAAGGGATTTTTATATCCTTTGAAAGACAAGACCTTTACTTTAGGAACCAGTCTGGGAGTTAGTAATGAAGTGACAGAAGAACAAGCGAGCATACAGATAGGAGCCGGTATCCTATTGGTAATAGAGGCAAAAGATTGA
- the mraY gene encoding phospho-N-acetylmuramoyl-pentapeptide-transferase has product MNARILMPVVIAFIISLILCPILIPFLRKLKWGQYVRGDGPKSHFKKSGTPTMGGIVILLSVTITSVIYIKANKDMIPVLFATVGFGLIGFLDDYLKIIMKRSLGLKVWQKLLGQLLVSVVFIHYFINDTDIGTSILIPFTGGFEDGKFLELGVWFIPFMLFCMLGTVNGANFTDGLDGLAASVTLLITTFFSVAAIVQNNGIIPISNAAAGSLLGFLVFNIYPARVFMGDTGSLALGGFVAASAFMLKMPLFLIIVGLIYLIEVISVVLQVVYFKLTKGKRIFKMAPIHHHFELCGWSEMKVVTVFTVATAICCIIALLGI; this is encoded by the coding sequence ATGAATGCTAGGATACTAATGCCGGTTGTCATAGCTTTTATTATAAGCTTAATATTATGCCCCATACTAATACCTTTTCTAAGAAAGTTAAAGTGGGGGCAGTATGTACGGGGCGACGGTCCTAAAAGCCATTTTAAGAAGTCAGGCACACCTACTATGGGTGGAATTGTAATACTTCTAAGTGTTACAATAACTTCAGTGATTTACATAAAAGCAAATAAGGATATGATTCCTGTTTTGTTCGCAACAGTGGGTTTTGGCTTAATTGGATTCCTGGATGATTACCTGAAAATTATTATGAAAAGATCCTTGGGCCTTAAAGTCTGGCAGAAACTGCTGGGGCAGTTACTGGTATCAGTCGTATTTATTCATTATTTTATAAATGATACGGATATCGGTACTTCCATTTTGATTCCCTTTACCGGTGGATTTGAAGATGGTAAATTTTTAGAGCTTGGAGTATGGTTTATACCTTTTATGCTTTTTTGCATGCTTGGTACAGTGAATGGAGCCAACTTTACCGATGGATTAGATGGTCTTGCGGCTAGTGTCACTCTGCTAATTACTACTTTCTTTTCGGTGGCAGCAATCGTGCAGAACAATGGTATTATTCCTATTAGTAATGCAGCTGCAGGGAGTTTGCTTGGATTTCTTGTTTTTAATATTTATCCTGCCAGAGTATTTATGGGGGATACCGGTTCCTTAGCTTTAGGTGGTTTTGTAGCAGCTTCAGCTTTTATGCTTAAGATGCCGTTGTTTTTAATAATTGTCGGATTAATTTATCTGATAGAAGTAATTTCAGTTGTACTACAGGTAGTATATTTTAAGCTGACTAAGGGAAAACGTATTTTTAAGATGGCACCCATACACCATCACTTTGAATTATGCGGTTGGTCGGAAATGAAAGTAGTAACAGTATTTACGGTAGCAACAGCAATTTGTTGTATTATCGCACTGTTAGGAATATAA
- the rsmH gene encoding 16S rRNA (cytosine(1402)-N(4))-methyltransferase RsmH: protein MEFNHISVLLNETIEMLNIKPEGIYVDGTLGGGGHSYEICKKLNSKGRLIGIDQDEAAIQAAATRLHEYENLVTIVRSNYVNMKEVLRAQKIDKVDGILLDLGVSSYQLDTVERGFSYREDAPLDMRMDTRMDISAKDIVNGYSEYDLYRIIRDYGEDKFAKNIAKHIARVRAEKPIETTGELAEVIKAAIPAKLRVNGHPAKKTFQAIRIELNKELEVLSRALEDMMGLLNDGGRLCIITFHSLEDRIVKVFFKNQENPCTCPPNFPVCVCGKKPLGAVISRKAILPSDEEIQFNKRSNSAKLRVFERRL from the coding sequence TTGGAATTCAACCACATATCCGTACTGCTGAACGAAACCATAGAGATGTTAAATATAAAACCGGAAGGTATATATGTTGACGGAACCTTAGGCGGAGGGGGGCATTCCTATGAAATCTGCAAAAAGCTTAACAGCAAAGGAAGATTGATAGGAATAGACCAGGATGAAGCAGCAATACAGGCAGCTGCCACAAGGCTTCATGAATATGAGAACCTGGTTACAATTGTAAGAAGTAATTATGTTAATATGAAAGAAGTCTTAAGAGCACAAAAGATTGATAAAGTTGACGGTATCTTACTGGATCTTGGGGTATCTTCCTATCAGCTGGATACAGTAGAAAGAGGATTTTCCTATAGGGAAGACGCACCTCTTGATATGAGAATGGATACCAGAATGGATATCTCCGCAAAGGATATTGTTAACGGATATAGTGAATACGATTTGTACCGTATCATAAGAGATTACGGTGAAGATAAATTTGCAAAGAACATTGCGAAACACATTGCCAGAGTAAGGGCAGAGAAACCAATTGAAACAACAGGTGAACTGGCAGAGGTAATTAAAGCTGCAATACCTGCAAAATTAAGAGTAAATGGGCATCCAGCCAAGAAGACCTTTCAGGCCATCAGGATAGAGTTAAATAAAGAGCTGGAGGTCTTAAGCAGAGCTTTAGAGGATATGATGGGTCTTTTAAATGATGGAGGAAGGCTTTGTATTATTACCTTTCATTCACTGGAAGACAGAATTGTCAAAGTATTTTTTAAAAACCAGGAGAATCCTTGTACCTGCCCACCGAATTTTCCGGTATGCGTTTGCGGGAAGAAACCTTTGGGAGCAGTTATAAGCAGAAAAGCTATTCTGCCTTCTGATGAGGAAATTCAATTTAACAAAAGATCAAACAGCGCCAAATTAAGAGTATTTGAGCGCCGTTTATAA
- a CDS encoding penicillin-binding transpeptidase domain-containing protein: MARNKSFNRRNVFIIVTVVIVAAALLTVRLSYLMIVKSADYAKRAEELHERERAIKAERGIIYDRNGVVLADNKPVSTISVIHSQITEPEKVIKQLSETLGLSEAYVKKRVDKNSSIERIKSNVDKAVADTIREYNLDGVMVDEDYKRYYPYGDLASKVIGFTGSDNQGIIGLEVEYDNYLKGSDGTILTLTTANGVEIENAAEDRIEPVAGKDLVTSIDVNIQKYAEQAAMKVLEAKNANNVKMILMNPQNGEIYACVNVPEFNLNDPYTLTDSALNGLDQATLTDKQKNDLLNNMWRNASISDTYEPGSTFKVVTATAALEEKVVKLTDRFYCPGYKIVEDRRIRCHKVGGHGSEDFIDGIKNSCNPVFMEIGARVGVTNIYKYYSKLGLMKKTGVDLPGEATSIMHKPANVGAVELATMSFGQSFQITPLQLLVAASAIVNGGNIVTPHFGVEIKNKDGSVAKTLKYNKTDGAVTKETSDLMRQLLETVVSKGTGNRAYLAGYHIGGKTATSEKLPRSSNKYISSFLGFAPADNPQIIGIVLIDEPEGIYYGGTIAAPVMAEVYEDALPYLGIQPSYTEEEIKKNNIGTMRMPDLTGLSKADVKKMLKDYTFKEVYYDGEGDTVTSQFPLKGEEINNNSNLILYMK; this comes from the coding sequence ATGGCACGAAACAAGTCCTTCAATCGCAGGAATGTATTCATTATAGTTACCGTAGTGATAGTAGCAGCAGCACTGTTAACGGTAAGGCTTTCTTACCTAATGATTGTAAAATCAGCAGATTACGCAAAAAGAGCAGAAGAGCTCCATGAAAGAGAAAGAGCTATTAAGGCGGAGAGAGGAATCATTTACGACAGAAATGGAGTGGTACTGGCAGACAATAAGCCTGTTAGTACAATTTCAGTAATACATAGCCAGATTACAGAACCTGAAAAGGTAATTAAGCAGTTATCTGAGACCTTAGGACTCAGTGAGGCTTATGTAAAAAAAAGAGTTGATAAAAATTCTTCTATAGAAAGAATTAAATCCAATGTAGACAAAGCAGTTGCAGATACCATCAGAGAATATAATCTGGATGGCGTTATGGTAGATGAGGATTATAAGAGATATTATCCTTATGGTGATTTGGCTTCCAAAGTTATTGGTTTCACAGGAAGCGATAATCAGGGTATCATCGGACTTGAAGTAGAATATGACAATTACCTGAAAGGAAGCGATGGGACTATACTTACGCTCACAACAGCCAATGGTGTCGAGATTGAAAATGCAGCTGAAGACAGAATAGAACCGGTAGCCGGCAAAGATTTAGTTACCAGTATAGATGTTAATATACAAAAGTATGCAGAACAGGCTGCTATGAAAGTACTGGAAGCTAAGAATGCCAATAATGTTAAAATGATTCTTATGAATCCTCAGAATGGTGAGATATATGCTTGCGTCAATGTACCGGAGTTTAATCTGAATGATCCCTATACACTGACGGATTCCGCACTAAACGGTCTTGATCAAGCTACACTTACCGATAAGCAAAAAAATGATCTGCTTAATAATATGTGGCGTAATGCCAGCATCAGTGATACTTATGAACCGGGTTCTACCTTTAAGGTAGTTACTGCGACAGCAGCTTTAGAAGAAAAGGTGGTTAAGCTTACGGACAGATTTTATTGCCCGGGTTATAAGATAGTAGAAGATCGCAGAATCCGGTGCCATAAAGTCGGCGGACATGGAAGCGAAGATTTTATTGATGGCATTAAGAATTCCTGCAACCCTGTTTTTATGGAAATTGGTGCAAGGGTTGGAGTTACCAATATTTATAAATACTATTCTAAATTAGGTCTTATGAAAAAAACCGGTGTGGATCTTCCGGGAGAAGCAACTTCTATTATGCATAAACCTGCTAATGTTGGAGCTGTTGAACTTGCCACTATGTCTTTTGGGCAATCCTTTCAGATAACACCCTTGCAATTATTAGTAGCTGCAAGCGCCATTGTAAATGGTGGAAATATAGTTACTCCACACTTTGGAGTAGAGATTAAAAATAAGGACGGTTCTGTAGCTAAAACTCTGAAATATAATAAAACAGATGGGGCCGTAACAAAAGAAACTTCTGATTTAATGAGACAGCTTCTTGAAACTGTTGTATCCAAAGGAACTGGAAACAGAGCATACCTGGCTGGATATCATATCGGAGGGAAAACAGCTACTTCTGAAAAATTACCCAGAAGCAGCAATAAATACATATCCTCCTTTTTAGGATTTGCACCTGCTGATAATCCACAGATTATCGGTATTGTATTGATAGATGAGCCGGAAGGAATTTATTACGGCGGAACCATTGCAGCCCCTGTTATGGCGGAAGTTTACGAAGACGCGCTTCCCTATCTTGGTATTCAGCCTTCTTATACGGAGGAGGAAATCAAGAAAAATAATATCGGTACCATGAGAATGCCGGATTTGACAGGATTAAGCAAAGCAGATGTAAAGAAAATGCTAAAAGATTATACTTTTAAGGAGGTATATTACGACGGAGAAGGGGATACAGTAACCAGTCAATTCCCTTTAAAAGGTGAAGAAATTAATAATAACAGTAATTTGATTCTATATATGAAATAG